The following DNA comes from Odocoileus virginianus isolate 20LAN1187 ecotype Illinois chromosome 26, Ovbor_1.2, whole genome shotgun sequence.
CTCGTGGGCACTGTGTTCCCTTGGGGGTCCCTGAGAATGGCCCCTGGTGTTACTCCCAGGCTGGAGGCTAGACATGGAGCTGAGCGCCTTATGCACGGCCTCCTCGATGTCCAGCAGCCTGGCCAGGGTCTGTTCCTTCAGCCGGGCCACTTCCGTGCTAACCCTTGTCAGCTCCCCGAAGGCCTGCTCCACCGAGGCCTCAGGCTTGCGGCGGGTAGCGGGTGCAGGAGGGGCTCCTGGCAGCTGGGGCACAGCTTCAAAGAGCCTCCGCAGTGCCCGCACGTCCACAGTGCTTTTGGCCTCCTTCTCCAGAGCTTGCACCTGGCTCAGGAGGCCCTGGAGCTCTTGCTGGCCTCCCTGCAGAATCTCAGGGCTCTCAGGGGCCCCTTGCTGGGAAGCATCTATGCACTTCTCTCCTGGGAGGATAGGGTCCTGCTGCAGTGAAATGGGGTGGCTGCTGAGAGCTGAGAGCTCGAGGGGGTCAGGGCTGTGATGGTTGCTGCCCATAGCCTGGCTCTTGGTGGGCCTGGGGGCCACGGTGCTGGAGCCACGCTGGGGGCTGGGCTGGCTCTGTCCATTGGGGCCCTGGGGCAGAGGTACTCGGCCCTGGTCTGCGGCAGTGGAGACCTTGTTTGGCTGAGGGTCGTGGTTGGCTGTAGCAGTCTCACCTTGTTTGTATTTTCCTGGCCCCGCCTCCTCAGTGGCGCTGTGAGCCAGGGCTGAGGGCTTGGACAGCCAGCGAGGAAGGGGGAGCTGGCTTAGGTATGCAGGTTTAGGGGGCAACTGGGGCTTCTTTCTCAGGTGTGTGGGAGGCTCCGGTTTCAGGGTCTTTGTCTGTGACTCCCCAGGGCTTTTCTGGCCAGCAGGGCTGCTGTGGGAGTGGAGAAGGGGGTCCTGCGTGGGCTTGGAGGCCTGCCGGATGGAATTCTCATCATGCCAGGGTTGGGCTGGGAAGTCTGGTCCCGTCACAGcagctgggagaggaggaggaggaggaacagaggCATTACGGGAGTGCAGATTGGTACCTGCCGCCCGAGGCCCAGAGGCCTGAGTGTGGTGGGCTAAAGGGGCAACCTGCAGGGTGGTCTCTGCAGCTTGAAGGCCCCCTGGGCCGAGTCCTGCCGTCACCTTCTCTGGAGGCCCCCAGGCCTTCTGTGTGTGGCCCCCTGGCTCCTCTTGCCCGGGCCCGAGACTCTGACCCGGTCCTTCCAGGAGTGGAAGGGGTCCTTGCTCAGATGGCTGGACACCCCTGGGTAGGTCAAAGGTCCTGACGGGGCGAGCAGTGTAGATGCCATCCTGAATAGTCACCCACCCCCCAGGCAGCCCTCCAGGCAGTGCTTTCTGTTCCCCACTGACCTTTCCGGGGGCTGCTGGGATCCTGGGGTTGCCTCCCGCCAGAGTCCTGCTGTTGCTCTGGGCAGTCCCTGTGGCCGGTGCTTGCAGAAGCCCATCCTGGGTGGGCATAGAGGCGGCCGCGGGGGCGGAACCCGGCTTGTGCTTGCTCCGAGCTTGCTGCTGCAGGCTTTGGGCTTCCGTTGTTGCTGTCCTCCGACTCTGCATGGTGATCTGGAGGTCTGGGAACCTAGGTCCTGGGGGCGTAGTCACGGCTCCCTCTGACTTTCCTAAAGctgccctccctctctgcccagtGCACCTGCTTTCCTGCTTTTCTTCCCCAGCCAGAGAAACTGCCTTTCCAGTGGCCTGTAGGGCACAGGGGGTGGCCCCCGGCCCTCTCAGATGCCCCATTCCCATGCCAGGGTCCAGTGGGGGAATGTGGATGATGCTTTCAGCTGCAGGCAGCTTCTGGGCCCCCTCGCTGGCCGGCACTGGACTTGAGTCAGCCGGCGGCTCCCACCGCAGACTGTGCAGGCCACTCAGGTCTCCTTTGTTTATGCATCTGGCCAGCAGCTGCACACTGCTCCTTTCGGGGGCCCTACTGGCTAGCCAGGGTTGCAGGGAGTAGGCGGTCAGTGCCACCAGGCCTtgctctgtctcctgcatcaccaGCCCCGTCCTCCTCGCCGAGGTCCCGAGGCCACAAGCCAGCAACTGCTGGAACTCAGGGTCCATGTCTTCGATGCTCCCACTGCTGCCTGGTGCTGGCAGCTTCAGCGGCTTGAGGTGAAGCTGGCCCGCGGGGTCCTCCTGCACCAGCAGCCCCTGCTGGTCGACGTCTGCCCGGTGCAGCACTTGGCGGACAATCCTGGGAAGCTCCCCAGACACCAGCTCCTCTTTTCGAACGTGGGGGCTGCCTTGCCCTGGGCCTGGGAGCACGTACCTGGCGAGGCAGAGCTCCCCTGGCCCTCGGGCCTCCATGAGGATGCCTCCATGGTGCAGGATGCCAGGCGTGGCGTGCAGCATCCGCAGGGTGCCCTCAGCTGCAGTCTCTTGCCTCTCCAGCACCCTGTTGCCCGAGGGACCCACGGCCTGCTCTTCTTGGAGGGTGCCCCCTCGGATGCTCTCAGCAGCCAGGGAGCCCATGGGGCAGTTCTCAAAGAGCCAGGTGAACTTGTGCACTGAGCCGGCTGGAATGGGCTCAGGGATTGCCCTGGGTCCCTGGTCTTCTCTCTTGCCTGCCTCCAGAGCCTGGAAAACCTCCTTCTGACGAGACACCTGCCCCGAGGGGATGTCCACTCTGCTGCAGTACCGCACAGGCCCCCTTCCGCAGGGGGAGCCCGAGGCCTGCAGAGGCTCAGTCTCAAAGACGTGTCTCTCCGTCTGTCTTTCCCCAGCCTGGACCTGGCTCACCTCAAGGTGCTGCTCCTTGGAGCCTTCTGGCCAGTCCGGGGATTGGGGCGCGAACATCCAGGTGCACGACCGTGCCTTGCTTGTGGGGTCTGTGACCTCTGACCCCTGCCTCTCGGCCAGCTCACTCATTGGGCATGTCTCGAACAACCAGCGGATGGTCTGCACATCACCTTTGTGGGGTGCTTCGGACTGAGGGCCTCCCTGAggctttccttcttcttcctgtcGTTCCTGCTGCTCCCGTTGGTGGATTACCTCCAGGGGCTGTGTCTCAAAGAGCCACCGAGCAGTGCCCACGTCTCCGGCCACCACTTCCTGCCGAGTGATGCCCCGCACCACATCGACGGTACTGGGGCTTCGGCCTAGTCGGTCTAGGGGCTGTGTCTCAAACATCCACTTGTAACCCTGCACGTCACCTCCAACTACCTGTTCTCTGCTGACGGAGGTCAGGGCGTGGAGGTGACCTTTGCCATCCTGCATGGCGTACACTGGGGACCCTGTGTCCTGGGACTGCCCAGCAGACTCAGTTCCTTCTGCTCTGTGTATGCTCCCAGGGGCCAAAGCGTCCCCCTGCCCGATACTGTCCAGGGGAAGGGTCTCAAAAAGGTTCTTGAAGGTCTTCACGTCTCCCTTCATTCCATCCCTCTCGGGGGCACCCTGACCTCTGGGGTCATCTTTGGATAGACACTCATTTGTGAACCTCTCGCCCTCCTGGGGACCCACCCGCTGCAGGTGACCCACTTGGACATTGTCTCGGAGGGTGTCCAGGGGCTTCGTCTCAAATAGCCACAGGGTGGAGCGGACATCACCGGGGACCACTGCCTCTTTGGGTGGGGCCACTGCTCCGTCCTCCTCATCTCCCTTGAGAGTGTCTAATGCTCGGGTCTCAAACAGACGCCGCTGCTGCTGAACGTCCGGACCAGGAGGGATAAGGTCCGGGGATGGCTGGAAGTCCTTCTCATCCACTACAATCTCCCGGATGGCATCCAGGGGCTGTGTCTCAAAGATCCAGCGAGTTGCGCTGACATCAGGcctggccacctcctccagggagatcCCCCGGATCACCCGCACCTGGCTGGGGTCCCGGTTGATGGCGTCCAGAGGCTTGGTCTCGAAGAGCCAACGGCCAGACCTCACTGCGTTGCTTTGGATCTCCTCCCGGTAGGCGGCCTTGACCTCGTGGATGGCTCCCTCTGAGTCCTGGATGGCACACAGTGGCTCTGTTTGGAACAGTTTCACTGTCTTCTTCACATCGCCCTTCAGCTCCTGGATCTCAGAGCGCAGCTCCAAGGGACTCTGCTCCTGAGTGGAGGGGCGGGAGCCAAGGCGGTCCAGTGGCCGCGTCTCAAAGAGCATCCTGGTACCCTGGACATCTCCGCTGGCTGCAGGCTCCCTCACTGTAGCCTCTGGTGCTTCAGCACGAACCGTCAGCTCATCCAGCGGCTTCGTCTCAAATAGCTGGCGGGCCGCACGCACGTCCCCTCCGGATGGCTGAGGTCCAGCTGGCTCCTGGTTTATGCTGTTAGCAAAGGAGCCTTCCTCAAACTTGCGGGAGGTGGCCTGGACGTTGCCACCGGGCACGGACTCCTTGGCAGGTGGCTTCTCACGGTCCCCAATGGCATCTAGCCGCCAGTTCTCAAAGATCCAGCGCATGCACTGGACGTCACCCTCGGTAGGCTCCTCGGAACCTAGGACCTCAGCCAAGTCTTCTGCCACGGCCTCGGCCAGATTCTTGCGGAGCTCGGGGTGGATGTGCTTGTAGAGGCGGCGGAGCTCGCTGGCTTGCCGCTGCTGGTGGAACTTGGAGAAGGACTCCTTGGGTGGCGGCGGTGGCAGATCCTCCAGGGAAGGtggtggagggaggggcaggTCCTCTGTAGCTGCCATCGGGATGGTTGGGGTGGGGGCCACCTGCGTCTGGGCATCGGCCATCCTTCTGAAGAGAGGGGGCAGAGGTGAGGATGGGGTTGGGGAATTTAGGTGGGATGGGGGTTGGtcgctgggagaaatgtcagagTAGCCCTAGATGGCATGTGCTTAGAGACCACCCCTCCCACTTTCCAGACCTCACCGGGGTCTCACCCTGCCACCTGCGTGGCTGCTGTGTGACAAGTCTTGAATTTAAGGCATATGGAGCCGTCCATCAGGTGGGTCCCTGCTCCCCCAGAATCACCTGGGTTGTCAGGGAGCCAGCAGGGCCTTACAGGCTTTGAAACTCTGTCTTCCAGTTAAGGGGTGCCCAACCCCGCAGTGGGAAAACTGTTCCTGTCCTGTCCCATCCTTGCCTGCTTTTGCCAAAATCAGTTTTTCCCTGGTAGATTCCTAGGTGAGTGGTCTGGGGATATTCTGATTTAAGGGATCCCAGCCAGGGAGAAGCAGGTCCCTAAACTGGTGACTGGGCATTCCTGGTGtatgacagtaaagaatctgcctgcagtgtgggagacctaggtttgatccctgggtcgggaagatcccctggaggagggcttggaaacccactctagtattcttgcctggagaatccccatggacagaggagccatagTTATCATGGAGAGCAATAGTTACCAGTTATGTTTCCTTCCTTAACACCAGAGGGCGCACTTGTCCCTTTCACTGGGGGGCTGTCAAGCCCCTAGGTCTCAGCTCTCCTTTCTCAGGCCAGGTAGGCAAAGCAGGGGCCGGCAGCTCTTGCTGCAGCAGAAGCAGTAAGGCTGAGCAAGTGTTCACCAGTTGTCTCGCGGTTAAGCAGAACCCAATTCTGAATCCTAGCTAGGGGTTTTCTGAGCTAGGGGGACCTCTAGGATCTTCTGGCTCAACCACTCTTgattaaagatgaagaaaacaggTCCAGAGTCAGATCTTGGCAAATGAGGCTCAAGCAGTGCTGGAGGGGGGTTTTAAACACTTTAGGTAGGAAGTGTGACGCTTTCTCAGTGGCTGTGGTGGCCCTCTGTTTCCCAGCAGACACCCCTGGAGGGGAGGCAGTGAGACTGAGGGCCTTCCTGCAGCGAGAGCCTCACCCCTTGCTCACGGACCCCCGTCCCCAACTGCGTGCAGCACGGATCTCCTGTgcactccttcctccctcttcgtGCCCATCAGCTTCCACCGAGGCACTGCTCCCCACGCCCCTGGCCCACCGCTCAAGCCCTTCTCTGGTCTCTGTCCTCGGTGTCTTATCTGTCTTGTGACAGGTGTACTAACAGTCCCCAGAGGCCAGTAGGGAAAGAATGAGAAGCACGTCCCCCCCCCTCACTGCCCCTGACCCACAGCTCTGCTCCACGCTCAGTGCTAAATATAGCTGAGGTCCTGGCCTCcacacagcagccctgggaggggGGGGTGGATAGAGGTCAGGCTTAGCCAGTGGGACCCTGGGAGCCTGACCCCCCTCAGCTCCTTCTCTGGCCTGCAGGATGACCAGTGCTAGAACCATCTTCTGGGCATAGGGACCTGGGGTGGGAGAAGGACTTCCTTCTCTCGACTATCTCAAAAGGGGGAAACCAAGCCCTGCTTGCCCCACCCACACCCTGGCCTGTCCTCTGAAGACATCCAAGGAGTGTGACCTCTAAAGTCGACAGCCCAAGGCTCATCACATGCTCTGGGTTAGCCTATGAGTGCTCATGAAGacacccctcccccccagcccGCCAAAGGCAAACCTTGACGGTCCCCACATCCTCCATATCTTGTCACCCGTGTGGCCTGAGCGGATGGCGTGTACAGGCCACCAGCTCCACTCCCACCCTCAGGAATCTCCAGAATCCCTGCTATGGTCACATATGATCAGAATCAGAGTCCAGAGGGGGCAGACCTGAGGACCCTCCGAGGTCACTGCGCCCAATCCCCTCCTTGTTCAGAAGGGGAAACTGGCCCCAGGAGGGGAAGGAGCTGACCCAGGCGGCTCCACCAGGCGGTAGCAAGGCCTTCCCACCTCGTTCTCAAGGATGGGGGCCAGGCGGGGTGAAGGCAGAATTCAGAACTGGTGCCAGACTTAGGGTAAGGCCTGAACCCTAGGGGTATCCCTGAGCTTGGCCTCCCAGGACTGGGCCAGCCTCTCCGGGTGACCCCCACTTTTGCCTCCAAGTCTGCTCTGTCTTGGTCCAGACCCCTTCACACATCTCTCTACTTGGGCAGACTCAGACCTGGTCACCCCAACTTCACCCCCAGATCTTCCTTAAGGGCTTTACTACTTACTGGGCAAGTTGATGGCCCACATCACAGCCGGGCCCTAGGCCATGTGGGGTGCTGGGCTCAGGCCAGCCTTGGGGAGACATTTCTGGGCCAGCTATGCCAAGACTTCTACCCACAGCAGCTGGGCACGGGGCTTGTCCTGGCAGCCTGGAGTCAGGCCCACtcacccccctcccgcccccaagTCCTCCCCCGCCTCTTCTGTCCAGACACTGGGCCTAGCTGGGGCTCCTTGGGAGGAAACCCTGAAGCCTGAGGAACTCcatacctgattttaaaaatcacaactcCAGACCACCTCCTCCAGCAAGCCTTTCTGGATTACGCCAGACTGGCTGGAACCTGGCCCACTGGAGGCCTCAGGCCTGTGGCAGCCACTCTGAGCGCTACCGTGGGGGTCACGATAACTCTGGCAACGTCCTTGTGGAATCTTTCTATCAGGCCCCTCCACTCACCTGCTCCAGATGTGTGaccccagctcccacccctcaCTCAGAGCTTCCCCTAGCACGCTGCCCTGAGAGGGGCCAGAGGGGATCCCGGCCTGGAAAACCAGCCCTGTTGCTGTGGAGAGAAAGGGAGCGGGTCCCCCACCTGCGGGCACTGCTTGGCTGGTGGGGCTCCGGGTCTTCGGCAGGTGCGGCCTCCGGCTCTGTCGCTGCTCCTGTCGGGGCTGTCCTGGCTCTGCTGGCTCCGTCGGACGCCTTCCTGCCGCCCTGGCTCGGGGTCTGTGTCCCCCGCCAGCCTCAGCAGCTGCCTTTATCTGTCTGCTTAGGGGGTGGGCCAaggtgggggcggcggggggaggcTAAGGTCAGAGTATGAAGTGGTTCGGTTATTTTTAGGGCAGTGGAAGTGATTCTCCATCTCGGGCATGAGTTACATGTCCTTTCTGctagggaggggaagaggagtgCGCGGGGGAGAGCTTCATTCATCCAGGTCTCCTCTGAGGATTGGGGTCAGTGACTCAGCTGTGGTGTGGGGTGCGGACATCCCAGACTATTCTGAGGGAATGAATAAGGAGGAGCATCTGACACCTGGTCACCTTGGCCCCCCATCCTGTGAGCTCCCACGTCCCTACCCCAGCCTCTGACCATGCCTGACGTGTGGTATGTGCCCCCCTTGCCAGGAGACTGGAGGCCCCCTGAGGGCAGGCCTAGGCCCTTGCTCCTCAGTTCCCAGCCCGAGACCCCTGAGAGTAAGGCCCTTCTTCTCCCCACTGTTGCACTAGACATTTCCCCCGTCTCTTCCATCCCTCCCCACGTCCCACCGCACTGGTATATACAGCCCTGAGTGCACACAGCTGAATTTGGGGGAAAGACATCTGTGACTCCAGGCCCCAGTTCTTCACGGGGTCCATGGTTTGTCAGAGGATTCCGCAGCCGGGGTCTGTGGTGTTCACAGCAGAGTATCTGGGTCGTTGTTTACTGTCAGGCTCTCGCCTCTGACTCAGGGCCCAGGCTTTCTGAgaacagaggggaggggaggggcagcacGTGGGGAGCTGACTCGGGGGTTATTTCTGACCCGGAGTCATCGGCTGCCAGTCACAGAAGGAGCGTGTGTGTACGTTTGTGTGTGGGGGTCATGGCTGCCCCTCCTTGGCTGCCCAGAGCCCAAGGGGCTTAGTAGGCTCCAGAGGTCCTGGCATTTAGGCCGGGAAGGGCAGTGTGGCGAGGGGCATCAGGGGACCACGCCGAGCACAAACGATGGAGGCATTTGGCCCGGGTTCATGTGGAAGTTGTGTTCTGCCACCTGGCAGAACAGGGTCTTCCTTCCGACATCCTGGGTGCCCTCGGGTGCCAGGAGGTGATGCCAGGCACTGCTCACtctttccattgagtcagtgtcaGGCAGGCAGCCTTGGCCTGGGGTGAGAAGAGGGGCGTCGGCCAGCCCTCCTCCTTGGCCTCCTCTCTGACTCCGGCTTTTTTGCCCTTCCCTGCCCCAGCGCCTGTTTCTTGGATCCTGTCTCTCCCCGGGAAGGCCAGGAAGATGCCCATCGTCTTGGGCCAAGGGAGGAGGTGCCTTAGTGCCTGCCCTCTGGAGTGCTTTTGAGACTTGAATGAATTCACATGTGAGAGGGTTTGTGAGAGTGCTTAGCCTGTGTTACACAAGGGCCTATGTACAGGTTATTACGTACGTAAGAAAAGGAACGTACCTGGCGGAATCCACTTTTGCACTCCCTGCAAGTGTGATAAACTCACGGTAGAAATTTCTCAGGCCTGGTTTGTTTTTATCTGATACAATTGTACTGTCCAGTACAACTGCCACTAACCACATGAGACTATTTACATaggttaaaatgaaacaaaatgaaaaactgtatTCCTGCATCCCGTtagccacattttaagtgctcGGTGGAGCATAGTACAAAGTGTTTCTGTCGTTGTGGAAAGGTTTCTGATAGCACTGTCATAGACTCTGAAAATCTCATCAAGGATGGTGTTTCCTTCTTTGCCTTGGCTCCAAGGATACTCTGAGCTAAATGTTTAGCCTTTTAGCAGTTAGACTCTGTGGGTTGCATCCTATGTCATGGGGGTAAACAACTGTCCCAGTTGTCTGTCTCTGAGGGGTTTCCCAGAACAAGGggctttcagttttaaaactggGAAAGTTCGAAGAAAAACAGGCTGAGCAGGTCACCCTCCATGTAATGATCTAACAAAATCACATCATCAAGGTGTCAGTGATAAGGCCATTAAGGCAGTGGTCAGGCAGTGTTTATCAGAGTATCTCTGGTGGTGGAGATGCTGGgcagttatctttttaaaagcccCCTCAAATCATTTTGGGAAGGAGGCTGGGAGTAAATCGCTGCCCTGAGGTCGAATAGCTGTGCTGGTTAATTGACCTGTCCGAGGGCAGAAGGGCTGGGAGGGAATGGAGAGGGAAGGTGTCGTGTTTCAGCGATTACAACCtgcacccacccacacacccccacccccgcttctGGAGCTTAGGGCTCCGCAGTCTTGTGGGCGCATTCCTCTGTCAGTCCATCCCTCTTCAGTGGGGCTCTGCTGAAGTTGGGGATTAGTCAGAAGTCCGTGCCTGTCTCCCAGGAAAACAGGTACTCTGGCAGAGCTCAGAGTGAGCAGCTGGCAGTAGACTCACCTGATGtttcaggagaggcaggaggtagGAATTGTTCAGAGCCAGGCTGCCTACTTGAGTTTGAATCCTGTCTGtgacacttactagctgtgtgatgttGGCAAGTTACTCATCCTGTCTGTtcgtcagtttcctcatctataaaatgcacATGATAATAGTGTATACCTCAAAGGTTGCTGTGAGGAACATACGTTTGTTACACCACATCTGGTACGGTGCCCAGCATACGTAAACTCAATGAGTAAGCTCAGTACGCTCTCCCCTGGATCCCCACCACCAGCCACTTTCCCTGGTCCCAGATCCCAGTGTATGCTCTGGTCTAAAGGCGAGTGTCCCTCAGAGCCCTGGCTGGCAGTCCTGGCCTCCCTCCAGCTGAGAAGCAGACACGGGTGTCAAGGGCCAGCTCTGGGCAGACCAGGGTGTGTGTGTTCCAGGGCTGCGGGACAGGCCAGCTCAGCCTCTTGACAAGACCCTCTGAACCTGCAGAAGGGCCTTTCTGCTCTGTTCGGGGGGCAGCTCAAATGTGGGCATATTTGAGGGGAGAGTGTCCACCTCCTGCCATAGGAGTCTGGTGGCCATGCCGTGAGGGTCGTGTGGGCCCTGGTGTCAGACTGCTCGGATCAAGTCACCAGCCTGTCTCTTCCTGTTTATATGACCTCTGAGAGTCTTCCTGCTTTCTGTATTCTACTGTGTTAGTTTGGGATCTTCCAAGAGCAGAGTCCAGGAAGAGCATTTGGGTGCAAGTGGTTTTactgggaggggaggaaggagatgagGGGCTAAAGAAGTGAGGAGAAGGAAAGCAGATTATTTCTGTGGACAGCTGGGGCTGGATCCCACTGGAGACTTCTGGGAGCTGGTGTAGAACACGCCTTACCCAGGCGGGGTAAGGGGGCTGGGGAATTTATCCACCCTTCCTCACCCCCCTGGATGAGGATTGGTCCCGGAAGCACTGGCTCCCCCAGATTTCCCGTCTCCCCCTCAAGGCAGAGAGATCCAAGTGATTGAGGTTAGGACCCTGTGAGCCTGTATGGGGACTGACCACTGAAGCTGCTGGTGACCCCAGGGAGATGTGAGGGATCCAGGGGCGCTGACAACGTCTGCTGCATTAACTTCTCCCACTGGTGAGATAATCACCTGTGGCATAGGGCTGTTTTGAAGATTTAGACCAGTATACTGTCCAGtggaagggtttcccaggtggcgctagtggtagagaatcctcctgccgatgtaggagatgCCAGACACACTGGttcatccccgggttgggaagatcccctggaggaggaaacggcaactccagtgttcttgcctgggaaatcccatggacagaggagcctggagggctacagtccatggggccacagagtcagacacaactgaacacaagAACAGTTATATATACGTACACATCCAGTAGAAAAACAGTGCAAGCCCCATAGGACATTTGAAATTTTCTGGTAGCCACGTTGTGAAAGGCAAAAagtgatattaattttaaaaatatattttatttcactcaaatttctaaaatattatatgtatatatatatatcaataaaaattgttaatgagaagcttttcattctttattttgaatagagtattcaaaatccagtgtgtatttttttcctttaaatagacttttttttttgaaacttttttttaggTTTGCATtgaaattgagcagaaagtagaGTTCTGATATAACCTCTGCCTCTAGATAAATGCACAGCCTCCTCCGCTATCAAGATCCCCCTCCagatggtacatttgttacaatcgATGAACCTGCATTGACACATCATTGTCACTCAAAGTTCATAGTTTATGTTAGGGTTCATTCTCGgtattgtacattctgtgggcttggttataaatatataatgacgTATATCCATCATTATGGAATCATTCAGTGTTATCTCACTGTCCTAAAAGTCCTGTATGCTTGCTCttcctattcatccctccctccctaaCTACTGGCAACCATTGATCATCTTACTGTTTCCATAGGTTTGCCTTTTTGAAAATGGCATATAGTTAGACTCACACAGTACATAGCCTTTTTGAGTTGTCTTCTTTCACGTAGTAGTATGCACTTAGGTTCTTCCGTGACTTTTCAGGGCTTGATAACTCATTTGTCTTCAGAGCTGAATAATAATTCATTGTCTGGAGGTACCGCAGTTTTATTGATTCGCGTACTGAAGGATGTCTTGGTTGCTTTGAAGTTTTCGCAGTTATGAATACAGTTGCAATAAACATCTATGTGTAGGTTTTTGTATAGATATAAGTTTTTAGCTCCTCTGGGTAACTACCAAGGAGTGTAATTGGTGAATGGAATGGttagagtatgtttagttttttaagatgcagccaaactgtcttccaaagtggctgcaccagtgttgccttcccaccagcagtgaaggAGATGTTGCTCTGCATCCTCGCCAA
Coding sequences within:
- the XIRP1 gene encoding xin actin-binding repeat-containing protein 1 isoform X1 encodes the protein MADAQTQVAPTPTIPMAATEDLPLPPPPSLEDLPPPPPKESFSKFHQQRQASELRRLYKHIHPELRKNLAEAVAEDLAEVLGSEEPTEGDVQCMRWIFENWRLDAIGDREKPPAKESVPGGNVQATSRKFEEGSFANSINQEPAGPQPSGGDVRAARQLFETKPLDELTVRAEAPEATVREPAASGDVQGTRMLFETRPLDRLGSRPSTQEQSPLELRSEIQELKGDVKKTVKLFQTEPLCAIQDSEGAIHEVKAAYREEIQSNAVRSGRWLFETKPLDAINRDPSQVRVIRGISLEEVARPDVSATRWIFETQPLDAIREIVVDEKDFQPSPDLIPPGPDVQQQRRLFETRALDTLKGDEEDGAVAPPKEAVVPGDVRSTLWLFETKPLDTLRDNVQVGHLQRVGPQEGERFTNECLSKDDPRGQGAPERDGMKGDVKTFKNLFETLPLDSIGQGDALAPGSIHRAEGTESAGQSQDTGSPVYAMQDGKGHLHALTSVSREQVVGGDVQGYKWMFETQPLDRLGRSPSTVDVVRGITRQEVVAGDVGTARWLFETQPLEVIHQREQQERQEEEGKPQGGPQSEAPHKGDVQTIRWLFETCPMSELAERQGSEVTDPTSKARSCTWMFAPQSPDWPEGSKEQHLEVSQVQAGERQTERHVFETEPLQASGSPCGRGPVRYCSRVDIPSGQVSRQKEVFQALEAGKREDQGPRAIPEPIPAGSVHKFTWLFENCPMGSLAAESIRGGTLQEEQAVGPSGNRVLERQETAAEGTLRMLHATPGILHHGGILMEARGPGELCLARYVLPGPGQGSPHVRKEELVSGELPRIVRQVLHRADVDQQGLLVQEDPAGQLHLKPLKLPAPGSSGSIEDMDPEFQQLLACGLGTSARRTGLVMQETEQGLVALTAYSLQPWLASRAPERSSVQLLARCINKGDLSGLHSLRWEPPADSSPVPASEGAQKLPAAESIIHIPPLDPGMGMGHLRGPGATPCALQATGKAVSLAGEEKQESRCTGQRGRAALGKSEGAVTTPPGPRFPDLQITMQSRRTATTEAQSLQQQARSKHKPGSAPAAASMPTQDGLLQAPATGTAQSNSRTLAGGNPRIPAAPGKVSGEQKALPGGLPGGWVTIQDGIYTARPVRTFDLPRGVQPSEQGPLPLLEGPGQSLGPGQEEPGGHTQKAWGPPEKVTAGLGPGGLQAAETTLQVAPLAHHTQASGPRAAGTNLHSRNASVPPPPPLPAAVTGPDFPAQPWHDENSIRQASKPTQDPLLHSHSSPAGQKSPGESQTKTLKPEPPTHLRKKPQLPPKPAYLSQLPLPRWLSKPSALAHSATEEAGPGKYKQGETATANHDPQPNKVSTAADQGRVPLPQGPNGQSQPSPQRGSSTVAPRPTKSQAMGSNHHSPDPLELSALSSHPISLQQDPILPGEKCIDASQQGAPESPEILQGGQQELQGLLSQVQALEKEAKSTVDVRALRRLFEAVPQLPGAPPAPATRRKPEASVEQAFGELTRVSTEVARLKEQTLARLLDIEEAVHKALSSMSSLQPGSNTRGHSQGPPREHSAHEVSVTDSGRGRPNCSGQEVQSQTPVKSQTEVTSHPEVQSQAKVRNPSEARSQAALATPPTRRLETLTEDSRLPQGLPLSRESLSSPTVISMESATRKLPEAASSRGNPEISVKRVHFIQDECQTQPHQKAIWHRTGEKEALQLSGPPLPGPSADSALPTRQKTALELQTAPGGSRHYGTTGTVAERVDQSGTTALTSPTTVAEPAEPPRGPGPHLGCHTSPLMRQFLRSPAGLSTGLAGAETPRVPCGHPTPAAQ
- the XIRP1 gene encoding xin actin-binding repeat-containing protein 1 isoform X2; protein product: MADAQTQVAPTPTIPMAATEDLPLPPPPSLEDLPPPPPKESFSKFHQQRQASELRRLYKHIHPELRKNLAEAVAEDLAEVLGSEEPTEGDVQCMRWIFENWRLDAIGDREKPPAKESVPGGNVQATSRKFEEGSFANSINQEPAGPQPSGGDVRAARQLFETKPLDELTVRAEAPEATVREPAASGDVQGTRMLFETRPLDRLGSRPSTQEQSPLELRSEIQELKGDVKKTVKLFQTEPLCAIQDSEGAIHEVKAAYREEIQSNAVRSGRWLFETKPLDAINRDPSQVRVIRGISLEEVARPDVSATRWIFETQPLDAIREIVVDEKDFQPSPDLIPPGPDVQQQRRLFETRALDTLKGDEEDGAVAPPKEAVVPGDVRSTLWLFETKPLDTLRDNVQVGHLQRVGPQEGERFTNECLSKDDPRGQGAPERDGMKGDVKTFKNLFETLPLDSIGQGDALAPGSIHRAEGTESAGQSQDTGSPVYAMQDGKGHLHALTSVSREQVVGGDVQGYKWMFETQPLDRLGRSPSTVDVVRGITRQEVVAGDVGTARWLFETQPLEVIHQREQQERQEEEGKPQGGPQSEAPHKGDVQTIRWLFETCPMSELAERQGSEVTDPTSKARSCTWMFAPQSPDWPEGSKEQHLEVSQVQAGERQTERHVFETEPLQASGSPCGRGPVRYCSRVDIPSGQVSRQKEVFQALEAGKREDQGPRAIPEPIPAGSVHKFTWLFENCPMGSLAAESIRGGTLQEEQAVGPSGNRVLERQETAAEGTLRMLHATPGILHHGGILMEARGPGELCLARYVLPGPGQGSPHVRKEELVSGELPRIVRQVLHRADVDQQGLLVQEDPAGQLHLKPLKLPAPGSSGSIEDMDPEFQQLLACGLGTSARRTGLVMQETEQGLVALTAYSLQPWLASRAPERSSVQLLARCINKGDLSGLHSLRWEPPADSSPVPASEGAQKLPAAESIIHIPPLDPGMGMGHLRGPGATPCALQATGKAVSLAGEEKQESRCTGQRGRAALGKSEGAVTTPPGPRFPDLQITMQSRRTATTEAQSLQQQARSKHKPGSAPAAASMPTQDGLLQAPATGTAQSNSRTLAGGNPRIPAAPGKLL